The sequence GAGGAGCCGAGCCTCGTCGACCTCGCGCTCGAGAAGCTCCTGCGGGAGGGGTGCGGGGAGCTCACCGCGCAGGCGGACCCGGCGGGGGCGGCGTCGCTGCGCTACACGTGGCACGAAGGGGAGTGCGGCGCGATCCCCGAGATCATGTCGCTCAAGCGCGACGGCGCGATGGTCGAGGTCGGGTGGGAGAAGGCCGCCGACGCCCCTTCGGGCTACGCGGTGCTCGCGGCGCGGGACGCGCCGGAGAGGGGCGGCAGGCACGAGTACGTCCTGCACACGCTCAGCCGCGGCGACACGGGGCGCAAGCTCGCGCCGATCCTCATGCTCTCCGACTACCTGTCGTTCTCGATCAAGCTCCTGTTCGCGTTCGGCATCCTGTTCGAGCTGCCGGTGCTCGTCGTGTTCCTCGCGCTCGCGGGGATCGTGGACCACAAGCAGCTCCTCAAGTTCAGCCGGTGGTTCATCGTGCTCGCGCTGATCGTCGGCGCCGTGATGACGACGCCGGACATGATCACGCAGATCATGTTCGCCGGGCCGCTCATCGTGCTCTACTTCATCTCGGTGCTGATCGCGTACTTCATCGAGCGGAAGCGAAAGGCGTAGAGTCGAACCCGCGCGACTCGTACAATGGTACGAGGAGATCAGATGGCCTTCGTCCTATCCATGAAACGATTTCTTGGTGCGCTCCTTTCCCTGGCGTTGTCCGTGCTCGTTGTATTCGCCTGCGGCTGCTGGGGCTCGGGTGGATCCGGCGCCGCGCCCGACGGCGGCGGTGGCGATTCGGGTACGGATGTGGACACGGACGTCGACGGCGACACGGATGTTGATTCAGACAGCGATACCGATGCCGGCACGGAGACGGACACGGAGTTCGTCTGCGAGGGACTCCTCGTCTTCCCGGATCCGGGCCTCCAAGACGCGGTATGCCAAATCCTCGGCGCGTACGGCTACGATACGGACACCTGCCTCGACGGCGTGCCCGCCGAGGACGTCGCTGCGATGACGTTCCTGGACTTCAGCGACTACACGGTTACCGATCTCACGGGTGTCCAGTGCATGACCTCGCTGACGTTTCTTGTCATCTCCACGCAGAGCATCGATGACATTTCGCCCCTGGCCGGCGCGACTGCGCTCACGACGTTATGGGCGGAAAGAGATGAAATCTGGGACATCTCGCCGCTCGCCGGGCTCACCCAGCTCACGCAGGTGATTCTCAGCTTGAACGAGATCTCCGATATCTCACCGCTCGCCGGCTTGTCACAGCTGACGACTCTTCAACTAAATCGCAACGTGATCACCGACATCTCGCCAATCGCCGGTTTGACACAGCTCACTTCGTTAGGACTTGCTTACAACGCCTTTTCGGATCTCACTCCTCTTGCCGGGCTCACCATCTTGGAGAGCTTAGAATTGGAAGGAAACGGAATTTCGGACATCGGCTCGCTCGAAGCTCTAGTGGGACTCGAAAACTTGTATGTCAGGTCGAACGATATTTCCGATCTGGGGATAGTTCCTGAGATGATCAGCCTCGCCGAGCTCGACGCCGCGTTGAACGACATCACCGATCTTTCTCCGTTGGTGAGCAACGAATCGTGCGCGGAAGGCTGCGTCGTGCACGTGGAATACAACCCGATCGATTGCGAGGCGCAGGCCGCCAACATCGACGCGCTGACGGGTCGAGGCGTTCAGCTGATGTGCGACTGCGACGCCTGCTACCCGTGAGCCCAATGAACTGATTGCCCCGCCCCCCTTCGACCGGCTCAGGACAAGTTCGAGACGGCCTTCGGCCTCCCCTTCGACAGGCTCAGGACAAGGCTCAGGATGGCGGACCGAACACAACCACCGTGCTCTAAATAACTGCGACTCGGTCCGCTACACTCGCCAAGAAAATATCTCTCGCTGCCCACGGACCGCGGGGTCGAGCCCCGCGGCAACGATGCGCCTTCGCGCTGACGCGTTTCGGCGCACGGCCTTCGGCCAAGACAAGAGAGGTCCGGCTTTGCCCGAAGGGCGTCCTCCTGAGCGCCTTGCGCGAAGGAGGATCGTTGCCGCGCTCCTCGTGGGCGCGGCTGACAGCGAGGCCGGCGTTCATTTGATCTGGACCGAGGAGCAGCTATCCTAGGAGATGTCCTCGCAGCCGCCGGGCTTGAGGTTGCAGTAGAGCCGCATGACGCGGCTCCCGTAGCCGTTCCGCTTGCACTTGCCCGAGTTGTACGCGGAGAGCCAAACGGACATGTCGTCCGGCCCGCACTCGTTCTGCCAGAAGAGGAGGTGGCTCACGCCGACGCGGACGTTCGTCCGGGGGTCGCTCAGGTCCTCCTTGGTGACGCCCTTGTTGATGGTCCGCACGAGCGCGCCGTACGGGAAGATCTGCATGAGCCCGACCTCGCCGCGCTTCCCGGCGACGTTCGGCCGGAAGCTGCTCTCCCGGTAGATGATCGCGACCATCAGGAACGGGTCGATCTCCGGCTGCACCGCCTGCGCCTCCTCCACGATGATCTCCGCGTAGGAGGCGGCCCGCGCCTGCTCGGCGTCGGAGCTCCACAGCGGCATCACCGACAGGATCGCCGACGTCACGGCGGGAACGAGGCTCTCCATCCGCTCGACCTCCCTCGAAGGCAATAGTATGCGGGTGGTTCGAAACACGTCAAGGCCGCCGCGCGTTCGGGATCGTTGCGCGAATTGGAGAACGGCCGCGGGGCGAGGTATGTTCCTCCTGGGAGCGCGAGGGAGAGACGATGGCGGGAGACCGGACGAGGACGCTAGGGAGGGCCGCGCTGGCGGGCGCGTTGGCGCTCCTCGCCGCGGCGGGGAGCGCGTCGGCGACGACCGTGTCGATCCCCCCGACCGAGCCCTGCACGGGCGCGGCGCCGGCGCCCATCGATCCCGCGCCGTACGACGCGGTGCTCGGCGATCCGCCGGGGTGCGCCTCCGTGATCGTCGACACCGAGCAGGCGACCATCCGCAGGGAGCCGGACGCGAGGTCCAAGCGCCGCGGCGTGGCGATGCGGGGCGCGCGGCTGCCCGCGCTCGGGAGGAAGTCCGGGCCCGGCTGCGCCGACGCCTGGTACCGCGTCCACGATCGGGGCTGGATCTGCGGCATGAGCGTGACCACGAGCCTCGAGCCCGCCGCGGCGCCGCGCTACCCCGTCGTGCCCGAGGGCGAGGTGACGCCGTGGCCGTACGCGTTCGTCCGCGACTCGGCGATCGAGTACCGGTTCGCCGGCGGCGCCCTCGAGGAGGTCCGCGAGCTCCTCAAGGGGTTCGGGTTCGGGGTCGCCGGTACGACGAGCTTCGACGGGCGGGCGTTCCTCAAGACCGCGGAGGGGAACCTCGTGCCGCGCGGCACGGCCGGGATCACGTCGCGGCTGAGCGAGCTCTCGGGCGTCGAGATCGTCGACGGCCGGCCGTGGCCCGTGGGCTGGGTGAACGCCAAGACGGCGTGGGCGTACGACGCGCCGTCGCGGGAGAAGCGCCACCGGGTGGCGCAGGCGGACAGGTACGCCGTCATCGAGGTGCTGGAGACCGCGGGGGAGGGGAAGCGCGGCTTCGTGCGCTTCGACGACGGCGCGTGGTTCTCGGCCGCCGACGTGCGGATCGCCCGACCGGCGACGCGCCCCGCGATCGTCGGCGCGCGGGAGAAGTGGATCGACGTCGACCTCGAGCGGCAGGTGATCACGGCGTATGCCGGGGACGCGCCGGTGTACGCCACGTTGGTGTCGACCGGCCGCGGCGGCAAGTCGAAGACGGTGAAGGGAGACTACCGCATCTGGGCCAAGGTCGCCGCGATCGCGATGGACAACACCGAGGAGGCGATCGAGGCGAACGAGGCGCTCGAGCTCGCGGACGCCGGCGTGCCGCTCGAGGAGGTGAACCTCTACTCGCTGCGCGACGTGCCGTGGACGCAGTTCTTCTTCGAGAGCTTCGCGCTGCACGGCGTGTACTGGCACGACCGCTTCGGCAACCGCCGCAGCCACGGCTGCGTCAACCTCTCCCCGATCGACGCGCGCTGGTTCTACGAGTGGACCGAGCCGCGCGTCCCGGACGGCTGGTGGGCGATCCACCCCGTCGAGAAGACCGAGGGGACGCTCGTCCACGTCCGGTGACGCGAGACGTCCTTCATTTTAAGCGCCGCGACCTGTAGAATTCCCCGCATGTGCCGAGGCCCGCTCCAACTCGTCGCGCTCGCGTCCCTCGCGGCGCTCCCGATCGCCTGCGACGGCGGGCGCGGCGCGGCGCCGGGCGGCGGAGGCGATCCGGCGGCGGGGCGGGCGCGGGTCGAGGCGTCGAGCGTCGCGGCGGTCGTGGACGGCGAGCCCGTCGGGTTGGACGAGGTCCGCGCGCTCATGGAGGACGCGGACGCGGGGCTCACCGCACGGGAGGCGCTCGACGCGCTGATAGAAGAGATCCTCCTCGCGCGGGAGGCCGGGCGGCGGGGTGTGGGGGGCGTCGATGTTGACGTCGAGCGAAAGCGCGCCCTGGCGCGCAGCCTGCTGCTCGAGATCGGCGACCGGACGACGCCGGACGCCATCGACGAGGCGACCCTGCGCGAGGACTACGAGGCGCAGAAGGAGCGGTTCGTGCACGGGAGGGAGCGGCGCGTGATCCACGCCGTCGTGAGGACGGGCAAGGGCGGGATGAGGGATCCGGTCGCCGCCGAGGCGTTGGCGCGCAGGATCCGCGTCGCCATGGACGGCGTCGCGGACGGTGACGACTTCGAGGCGCGCGCGAAGCGGTTCGAGCGGGAGGCCGGCAGGACTTTGAAGATCGAGCGGCTGCCACCCTTCGCCGAGGGGACGAAGCGCTTCGTCCGCGAGTTCGTCGACGCGGCGTTCGCCGTGCCCGGGCGAGGGGGGCTCTCGCCCGCGTTCCCGACGTCGTTCGGGTGGCACGTGCTGCTCGTCATCGAGGAGCTTCCGGCGCAGGACGTGGCGTTTGCCGAGGCGCGCGAGACGCTCGCAGAGGAGCGCCTTCCGTCCGAGCGCCGTCTCGCCCTCGAGCAGCTGCTCGAGCGGCTCGAGCGCGAGAACCCGGTGTTCGTGTACGAGTCGCCCGCCCGGGAGGCGGAGTAGATCCGGATGGCGGACGAGCACGCAGCCGTTCCGTGCCGGGACTCGACCGAGTCGCCGTTCGCGCGGATCCTGTCGGAGCTCGTGTCCGTCTGCGAGGGCTTCGAGACGGCCGTGTTTTTCGACGACTTGGGGGAGACGATCGACTACCACTCGTACCTGGATCCCTTCAGCGCACGCCTCGTCGCCGCGCACCACGGCGTGCTCTTCTCCTCGGCGAAACATCGGCTCGAGTGGCTCGGCGCCGGATCCGCGACGCACCTGGAGATCTACGCCTCGAACCGCGACAGCGTCACGATGCGCATCGCCGAGGGGTACTACATGACGGTGGTCGTGCGCGCCGGCACCCTGTCCGAGGAGCTCTTCGTCAGGATCGCCGAGGTCGCCGTCGAGTTCTGCACCGAGGCCGGGCTCTGAAGGGACCGGCGAGCGGCGCTGTCCCTTGCGGTCGGAGAGGGGAACGAGTTATCAGGGAGTCTGTTTCGAGCCGTGCGCGCGAAGCGCTCGGCGTGACCGGAGGACAGGATGAGGAGAACCATTGGACTTATGGCCCGTGCCGGGTTGCTCGCAACGTGCGCGGCGTGCGGTACGCGCCAGCCGGTCGCCGAGGCGCCGCCGCCCGAGCCGGTCCGCGTCTCGGGAGACACCTGCCCGAGCCCGACCGTCGGCGCGAACGTCGCCGTCACCTCGGCGCTCGGCGAGGCGAGCTCGCCGGTGGTCGCTTTCGACGGCGAGGGTTTCACGATCGCGTGGTGGGGCATGCGCGGGAAGTTCCCCTCCGTGAGCACCGTGCGCGTCGACAGGTCCGGCGCGTCGCCGTCGCCGATGGAGATGCTGCCGCACGACGGCGTCGCGAAGGAGCAGACCCTGGCCGTGGACAGCGCCGAGACGCACGTCGTGTGGATGGACGACTCCGCGGTGAAGTCGATGCGCCTCCCGGCAGACGGGAAGGGTCCCGCCGAGATCGCCGGCCGCGCCACCGCGGCCGCGGGCGGTCCGCGCGGCGCCGTCGCGTGGGTGGAGAAGGGCGTGCTCTACTTCCTTTCCGACGGCATGCTGCCGCCTCCGGACAGGAAGGGCGAGATCGTCGAGCCGCCGCCGACCGTCGTCGCGCGGGGAGGCATCGAGGATCCGCGCGTCGCCTGGAACGGCGAGCAGTACGCGGTCGCGTGGTCGGCGTCCTTAGCGGGCGGCCGCGAGATCCTGCTACAGCGCGTGTCGAACGCCGGCGCGCTCGTCGGCGCTCCTGTGAAGGTCTCCGGCATGGCGGGGGTCTCCCGCAACCCCGAGGTCGTGGCCGCGCCGAGCGGGTTCGCCGTCGTCTGGACAAACGCGGCGCCCGAGGAGAACAACCCGCGCGACAGGTTCTGGATCTTCTTCGCCGTGGTGCCGACCAAGGGCGACGCCCCGACGCTGACCCGGCAGCTCGAGTTCAACGGCTCCGCGGACCACGTCGCGATCGCGGCGGCGGGCGCCGAGTACGGCCTCGCGTGGGTCGGGAGCAAGGAGCCGATGGGGTCCGCGGTGTTCTTCGCGCGGCTCGACGGCGACGGGAAGCCGCTCGGCGCGATCGTGCGCGTCTCGGACGACAAGCCGCTCACCTGCGGCCGCCCGTCGCTCGCGTTCGCCGGGGACGGATACGGCGTGGCGTGGCACGACGACCGGAGCCAGACCGGCTCCGAGATCCTGTTCTCCTTCCTCGCGTGCGGCGAGCCCGCGCCCGAGGCCGCCGACGCCGGCGTCGCCCCGGAGCCCGAGGCTGCGCCCGCGCCCAAGCCCGACGAGCCGAAGCTGAAGAAGCTGTTCGAGTAGCGGCGTCGGCTCGCTCTGAAACCGGCGTCGGTTCTCCGTCTGAGAACGACCTGTGATGTCACACCTGTACGGCTTGTTTTTTTTTTTTTGAGAGATAGTGCGGGAAGAGGGCATGCCTTCCTTGAGAGAACGGGGTCGGCTCGGCAGGGGACCGGGCCGAAGGGGATGAGGCCGCCATGAGCGGCCGACAACAAGAAGGAGGAAGCGACATGGATCGCATGAAGGTATTCGTGTGCGCGACGGTCGTCGCGATGGTGATGGGGTTCGTCTCGAGCGCGAGCGCGCAGGAGGATAACGCGGCGTTGGAGGACCAGATCGTGGTCACGTACGACGAGGCGCCCTACGTCGATGCCGAGGGGAACATCGACTACGAGCTCGGCAAGGTTTTCGCGGAGCTCGTCGAGAGCTACGTCGACGAGGACGGCACCAAGTGGGAGGTGTGGCTCGACGAATTCGGCGGGCACATGTGGACCGAGTACCTGACCACCGAGGGCACCCGCGGCGCAGAGGATCTCTTCGTCCCGTACTACGTGGTGGTGTATCGCTCAGGTCTGCCTTACGTGTACTACACGGTGCCCGGCACGACCTGCGGATACATTGAGTACGCGAGCACCTGCGGGACGAACTGCTACAAGTGGAACCTCTGCCACGACAGCTCGTCCAGGAACTGCGACCCGTCCAACGTCACCGAGATCGCGGCCAGGGCGACCTCGGACTACGACTACTGCGATGCGAACTACGTCGGCTTCTACGCCGATCCCTACGATCCTGACAACGGCACTTGGAAAAGGGCCAAAAACGACCCCGGTAGCCCCCCCGGTGCCGAAAACGACCCCATCGCGCAGCCCGTCGCGAGGCCATCGCGAGGCCATCGCGAGGCCATCGCGAGGCCATCGCGAGGTCATCGCCAGCCCACCGCGCACCCCATCGCGACTCGGGCTCTATTCGACCGCCCTCCTTGCCGAGGCGAGCAACCGGACACGCCCTGTCTCAATGGTGCCATACTCCTTCAGCAGTGGTCGGAGCGCCGAGGACGTGGACGGGTTCGAGAGGGAAACGCCACTATCCAGAGAAACCGCCTGCACACGAACCGTGGTGGCTAGACGCTCGCGGAAGGAGGCCTAAATGAAGTCATCGAAACGGCCCTCGGCACGAACTGGCCGGGAGGACTCGTCTTGGCGTCCCTGGTACGCGCACTCGGACCGGTGGGACGTGGTCGTGACGAAGCGCAAGGTTGAGGGGAAGTCGACGACTGTGTATGAACCGAAGCGGGTCGATCCGGCGTTCGGCGGTTCGGTGGAGCTGCGCGTCGGAGCAGAGTTCGCGTTGTTCGTCTCGTCTAACGAAGACGACGGCCGCTACGTCGTTCCGCTGTCACACGACCAGATCCGTCGCCTGCACGAAACCCTCTCCGACGTGGAGCACGGCAGTCTCTCCGCTTCGGCTGCCCGCCAGCGTCTCCGCCGGCTCGGCGTTCCGCGCCGGCTGACGACCGAGGAAGAGGAGTTCGTGAGGAAGGCCGTGCGGATGATGCTGCGCGCGCGCGGCTGACAAGGCTTCAGGCTCTCAGATTGCCGCCCTGAACCCAGTCTTCCCCCTCGGACACTTCCTGTCCCATCCCATCCCTACCTTTCCCTGCAGACGGCCGAGATCGCGAGGAGGTGGCCATGGGACGCATCGAGGTGCGCGCGTTCGAGAATGGGAAGCCGATCCAGTCGGCGGTCGCGGCCATGTGGACGGCGTTCCTCAACGGGCGCTGGACGCGCGATCGGCCGACAAAGCCGGGGAAGTACGTCATCGCGAACCGGAACGGGCGGGTGGCCGGCGAGGTGTTTGTCTTCTACGACAGCGAGATCGGTGATCTCACGGTCCGTGTCCGCGACAGCGCGTTGTGCTCGATCAAGGAACTCGACGAGCCCGGCATCTGGTGGTGGAGCAAGCCGATGCCGCAGCTGATGCCGCTCGCGGCGCCGAAGGAGGTCGGCGTGCGCCCACATTCGCGCCCTGCGGCGAAACTGAAGCACGTCACTTGTGAGACCACGGAGGTGCGGGAGCGTGCCCGACGGTACGAAGACGAACGGCGGCGCACGCCCATGAAGCAGGTCGGGCTGCACCCGATGCCGGACTGGGAGAAGGTGTCGTAACCTTCCAATTTACAATTTCCGGCGGCCGGGCAGAAATGCGGTTGGTCGAGTGAAGTCCTGTTTCGTCGACGAGTTCGGGCTGGAGCTGAAGGAAGTGAAGTAGGAGCGCCCGCGGCGCGCGTCGATTTTCCCATCTTGTTTTCGGGTACACCTGTGACATCCACTGCGGTTCGGCGGCCCAAGTCCGGTCGTGCGCCATATGGAGATTCTACTGACGAGGTGCGAATAGCGATGTGCCGCGTTAGAATCGACTGGTCGAGATATCTTTTCAGCAGACGAACACGGGGAGGGCCGCTGACATG comes from Pseudomonadota bacterium and encodes:
- a CDS encoding peptidylprolyl isomerase, with translation MCRGPLQLVALASLAALPIACDGGRGAAPGGGGDPAAGRARVEASSVAAVVDGEPVGLDEVRALMEDADAGLTAREALDALIEEILLAREAGRRGVGGVDVDVERKRALARSLLLEIGDRTTPDAIDEATLREDYEAQKERFVHGRERRVIHAVVRTGKGGMRDPVAAEALARRIRVAMDGVADGDDFEARAKRFEREAGRTLKIERLPPFAEGTKRFVREFVDAAFAVPGRGGLSPAFPTSFGWHVLLVIEELPAQDVAFAEARETLAEERLPSERRLALEQLLERLERENPVFVYESPAREAE
- a CDS encoding L,D-transpeptidase; the protein is MAGDRTRTLGRAALAGALALLAAAGSASATTVSIPPTEPCTGAAPAPIDPAPYDAVLGDPPGCASVIVDTEQATIRREPDARSKRRGVAMRGARLPALGRKSGPGCADAWYRVHDRGWICGMSVTTSLEPAAAPRYPVVPEGEVTPWPYAFVRDSAIEYRFAGGALEEVRELLKGFGFGVAGTTSFDGRAFLKTAEGNLVPRGTAGITSRLSELSGVEIVDGRPWPVGWVNAKTAWAYDAPSREKRHRVAQADRYAVIEVLETAGEGKRGFVRFDDGAWFSAADVRIARPATRPAIVGAREKWIDVDLERQVITAYAGDAPVYATLVSTGRGGKSKTVKGDYRIWAKVAAIAMDNTEEAIEANEALELADAGVPLEEVNLYSLRDVPWTQFFFESFALHGVYWHDRFGNRRSHGCVNLSPIDARWFYEWTEPRVPDGWWAIHPVEKTEGTLVHVR
- a CDS encoding transglycosylase SLT domain-containing protein → MESLVPAVTSAILSVMPLWSSDAEQARAASYAEIIVEEAQAVQPEIDPFLMVAIIYRESSFRPNVAGKRGEVGLMQIFPYGALVRTINKGVTKEDLSDPRTNVRVGVSHLLFWQNECGPDDMSVWLSAYNSGKCKRNGYGSRVMRLYCNLKPGGCEDIS